In one Lycium ferocissimum isolate CSIRO_LF1 unplaced genomic scaffold, AGI_CSIRO_Lferr_CH_V1 ctg4452, whole genome shotgun sequence genomic region, the following are encoded:
- the LOC132044410 gene encoding protein SRC1-like, which produces MSGIVHKIEEKLHMGGDHKDDDKRKEKGEGHKDKMKEKGEGHRERIKEKLHGEDHDHKDGEKKKKKKKKKKDKKEKKHGEDDDTCGGSA; this is translated from the coding sequence ATGTCAGGAATAGTGCACAAGATAGAGGAGAAACTCCACATGGGGGGAGACCACAAGGACGACGATAAGAGGAAAGAGAAGGGCGAGGGACACAAGGATAAGATGAAGGAGAAGGGGGAGGGGCATAGGGAGAGGATCAAAGAGAAGCTACATGGCGAAGATCATGATCACAAGGAtggagagaagaagaaaaagaagaagaagaagaagaaggacaagaaggagaagaagcatGGCGAGGACGACGATACTTGCGGCGGTAGCGCGTGA